One Accipiter gentilis chromosome 25, bAccGen1.1, whole genome shotgun sequence genomic region harbors:
- the LOC126050677 gene encoding SERTA domain-containing protein 2-like isoform X2, translating into MQDLESSCLDSFLFSEGNYLFMLGRGLKRKLSDYEENMAGLSSAFDSSRNLPYPLKRQLVLNMCLTKLQTYKMLVEPNLHRSVLIANTVRQIQEEMRQESSQQPINVCPGITPSSHSYTGMESSGISLQLPSGISQQESNCCDLRSVEDPIENSLLIVSDDDMSSAISSILKDLDFVEDISPPTCLVPTGDDQPKFPENTGLKLEDDRQDLKGAECVFGSFEISNSTSYLKDLAIDDIFEDIDTSMYDSDFCCPPLMPPRPPSLATEEPLKTFPSCNSSSASNIQICRTDLSELDHIMEILVGS; encoded by the exons ATGCAAGATCTGGAATCTTCCTGCCTGGactcctttctgttttctgaggGTAACTATTT GTTCATGTTGGGGAGAGGTCTAAAACGCAAGCTGAGTGACTATGAGGAGAACATGGCTGGTCTCTCGAGTGCCTTTGATTCCAGTCGAAATTTGCCATATCCACTTAAGAGGCAGTTGGTGCTTAATATGTGCCTCACCAAGTTACAGACGTACAAAATGCTGGTGGAACCGAACTTGCACCGCTCTGTCCTCATAGCCAACACAGTACGGCAAATTCAAGAGGAAATGAGACAAGAGAGTAGTCAGCAGCCAATTAATGTCTGCCCTGGCATTACTCCTAGTTCTCACAGCTACACAGGGATGGAGTCATCTGGGATTTCTCTTCAGTTGCCTTCAGGTATTAGTCAGCAAGAGTCTAACTGTTGCGACTTACGGTCTGTAGAAGACCCAATTGAAAATAGCCTGCTCATAGTTTCAGATGATGATATGTCATCTGCTATTTCATCTATTCTGAAGGATTTAGACTTTGTAGAAGATATAAGCCCGCCTACTTGTCTGGTTCCTACTGGAGATGACCAGCCAAAGTTTCCAGAAAATACTGGTCTAAAACTAGAAGATGATAGACAGGATTTGAAGGGAGCTGAATGTGTGTTTGGTTCCTTTGAGATTTCAAATTCAACTAGCTACTTGAAGGATTTGGCAATAGATGACATTTTTGAAGATATTGACACTTCAATGTATGATTCAGACTTTTGCTGCCCTCCATTAATGCCACCCAGACCACCATCTCTTGCTACAGAAGAACCATTGAAAACCTTTCCATCTTGTAATTCTTCTTCAGCAAGCAACATTCAGATATGTAGAACAGATCTGAGTGAGTTGGACCACATCATGGAAATTCTTGTTGGATCCTGA
- the LOC126050445 gene encoding uncharacterized protein LOC126050445, with product MITREVNVTCSNGGTDRLILRKIRCAGAGPAGRYRAPPDPVGQGRRPGVAAGTIRRGPGRPPPASRCQAWSCQASPAPPVRPPPRPGERQGAELPRFLLSLPAGEPGCGPGEGFSGSPTLLLGFGRSGLHLRLPWVKRALASSSQKSTAALREEVDFKVVRWKRKLVRSFSSVFLRSGRLRTCGLMVAFLTLRGHPVAACSSEDIRPAQRDSDSAPKRLTLVGIASSSCGALSLCCSKFVLQGPQGFQLSFQFRRELSIFSATETAQLYIFTFVFSKEKATNRLHKG from the exons ATGATTACCAGAGAGGTGAACGTGACTTGCAGCAACGGGGGCACCGACCGTTTAATCCTGCGAAAGATACG GTGTGCCGGGGCGGGGCCTGCGGGCCGTTACCGGGCGCCCCCAGACCCCGTCGGTCAGGGTCGGCGCCCAGGCGTGGCGGCGGGAACGATCCGCCGCGGGCCCGGCCGGCCTCCGCCGGCTTCCCGCTGTCAGGCCTGGTCCTGTCAGGCATCGCCTGCGCCTCCTGTCAGGCCTCCGCCCCGCCCAGGGGAGCGGCAAGGGGCAGAGTTGCCCCGGTTCCTCCTCAGCCTTCCCGCCGGCGAGCCGGGCTGTGGCCCTGGCGAAGGCTTCTCCGGTTCTCCGACCTTGCTCCTGGGCTTCGGGCGTTCCGGTCTTCACCTGCGGCTCCCCTGGGTTAAACGCGCCCTGGCGTCCTCCAGCCAGAAGTCAACTGCCGCCCTCCGGGAAGAGGTTGATTTTAAAGTCGTGAGGTGGAAGAGAAAGCTTGTCCGCAGTTTTTCCAGCGTCTTTCTGCGATCTGGCAGGCTGAGGACATGCGGTTTGATGGTGGCG TTTCTTACCCTCCGTGGCCATCCTGTGGCAGCCTGCAGCTCTGAGGATATCCGCCCAGCTCAGCGAGACAGTGATTCAGCCCCAAAGCGTCTGACACTTGTTGGGATAGCGTCATCATCCTGCGGTGCACTAAGTTTGTGCTGCAGTAAGTTTGTGCTGCAGGGACCTCAGGGGTTCCAGCTCTCTTTTCAGTTTCGACGGGAGCTCAGCATTTTTTCAGCTACCGAGACTGCACAGCTTTACATTTTCACCTTTGTCTTCTCAAAGGAAAAGGCTACAAACAGACTGCACAAAGGCTGA
- the LOC126050677 gene encoding SERTA domain-containing protein 2-like isoform X1 gives MLGRGLKRKLSDYEENMAGLSSAFDSSRNLPYPLKRQLVLNMCLTKLQTYKMLVEPNLHRSVLIANTVRQIQEEMRQESSQQPINVCPGITPSSHSYTGMESSGISLQLPSGISQQESNCCDLRSVEDPIENSLLIVSDDDMSSAISSILKDLDFVEDISPPTCLVPTGDDQPKFPENTGLKLEDDRQDLKGAECVFGSFEISNSTSYLKDLAIDDIFEDIDTSMYDSDFCCPPLMPPRPPSLATEEPLKTFPSCNSSSASNIQICRTDLSELDHIMEILVGS, from the coding sequence ATGTTGGGGAGAGGTCTAAAACGCAAGCTGAGTGACTATGAGGAGAACATGGCTGGTCTCTCGAGTGCCTTTGATTCCAGTCGAAATTTGCCATATCCACTTAAGAGGCAGTTGGTGCTTAATATGTGCCTCACCAAGTTACAGACGTACAAAATGCTGGTGGAACCGAACTTGCACCGCTCTGTCCTCATAGCCAACACAGTACGGCAAATTCAAGAGGAAATGAGACAAGAGAGTAGTCAGCAGCCAATTAATGTCTGCCCTGGCATTACTCCTAGTTCTCACAGCTACACAGGGATGGAGTCATCTGGGATTTCTCTTCAGTTGCCTTCAGGTATTAGTCAGCAAGAGTCTAACTGTTGCGACTTACGGTCTGTAGAAGACCCAATTGAAAATAGCCTGCTCATAGTTTCAGATGATGATATGTCATCTGCTATTTCATCTATTCTGAAGGATTTAGACTTTGTAGAAGATATAAGCCCGCCTACTTGTCTGGTTCCTACTGGAGATGACCAGCCAAAGTTTCCAGAAAATACTGGTCTAAAACTAGAAGATGATAGACAGGATTTGAAGGGAGCTGAATGTGTGTTTGGTTCCTTTGAGATTTCAAATTCAACTAGCTACTTGAAGGATTTGGCAATAGATGACATTTTTGAAGATATTGACACTTCAATGTATGATTCAGACTTTTGCTGCCCTCCATTAATGCCACCCAGACCACCATCTCTTGCTACAGAAGAACCATTGAAAACCTTTCCATCTTGTAATTCTTCTTCAGCAAGCAACATTCAGATATGTAGAACAGATCTGAGTGAGTTGGACCACATCATGGAAATTCTTGTTGGATCCTGA
- the CLBA1 gene encoding uncharacterized protein CLBA1 → MQNLSLAESLTKADKLYQMSLKDLADEVGSMSLYEGDCNLNERTNNEEIINLEVMQQSFPVVTSKGRSCEGFSESSYSPSEPSGSWGDFEGFEESLDKSERFSHNLEVLLKSTKTSRVDTDLSSGHCSTSVGGFCSEPSLHCGILDTSSSLNEANHSYEDIFKLGFPEVFVSQSRESIRSLDQVLDTNNEDVGIPELMKNQLCIDSGNIWRTLRDFGNTPSLRHPWSKSHCQENLLSVLGIDANQKDFSETLDGIFEESDAKDNDDFGFDGFSINNCRALIQTKLSVSPDSRHGHLFTRNLFLKTTSSNGNMQYITIPRKKHIFATHNLKMKFFSSDVC, encoded by the exons ATGCAGAACCTATCACTAGCAGAAAGTCTTACTAAGGCAGACAAATTATACCAGATGTCTCTAAAAGACCTAGCAGATGAAGTGGGTAGTATGTCTCTCTATGAAGGTGACTGTAACTTGAATGAAAGGacaaataatgaagaaattattAATCTTGAAGTAATGCAGCAAAGCTTCCCTGTAGTGACTAGCAAAGGGAGAAGTTGTGAGGGGTTTTCTGAGAGCAGTTATAGTCCCTCAGAACCCAGCGGTTCCTGGGGTGATTTTGAAGGCTTCGAGGAGTCCTTAGACAAATCGGAGAGATTCAGTCATAATCTTGAAGTTTTGCTGAAGTCAACAAAAACCTCTAGAGTTGATACAGACTTAAGCAGCGGACATTGTAGCACTTCTGTTGGTGGCTTTTGTTCTGAGCCATCTCTACACTGTGGGATACTGGACACTTCGAGCTCTCTAAATGAG GCAAACCACAGCTATGAGGATATATTTAAGTTGGGCTTTCCAGAAGTCTTTGTATCACAGTCCAGAGAGAGCATAAGAAGCTTAGATCAAGTACTTGATACAAATAATGAAGATGTTGGGATTCCTGAACTTATGAAGAATCAACTTTG CATCGATTCTGGAAATATATGGAGAACACTCAGAGACTTTGGTAATACCCCCAGCTTAAGACATCCCTGGAGTAAATCTCATTGCCAAGAAAACCTCTTGAGTGTTCTTGGAATAGATGCAAATCAAAAG GATTTTTCGGAGACCCTGGATGGCATTTTTGAGGAATCAGATGCTAAAGATAACGACGACTTTGGATTTGATGGATTCAGTATTAATAACTGCAGAGCACTGATCCAGACCAAG ctTTCTGTATCACCCGATTCCAGACATGGTCATCTTTTCACCCGTAACCTCTTTTTGAAAACCACATCGTCAAATGGAAACATGCAATATATAACAATCCCAAGGAAGAAGCACATTTTTGCTACACACAacctaaaaatgaaatttttcagtAGTGATGTTTGTTGA